The genomic segment gtgtgtgtgtgtgtttagggtgTGCAGGTATGTGGCCCCCCTCCCCTTGCTTGTCTAACCATAGAGAAAGGCtgggtgaggggtgtgtgtgtgcttgttttATGTTCCTTGTAGCCCCCATTCTGGTGCGAAGGGACCAGGGGTGCCCTTGTTTTTCCGGGGGTTGGGGGTTCAAGAACAGGTGGGGAGGGTCTGTGATCTGGTGGTCTGCCTGCTCCCTCTTACAGTGGCTTCTTTGGGGAGCCAGATGCCTTCCCTATGTTCGCCACCAACAACCGAGTGAAGAGGAGGCCCTCCCCTTATGAGATGGAGATTACTGATGGTGAGTTTACTCCCACCCCCAACTTGTGCACTCAGTCCCTCAAGCTGCTAGAGCCCCTGAAGGCGGGACCATCAGGGACAACTCCTAGGTGTCTCACAGGGATGGGCGAGCTGTCTTGGAGCCCCTAACTGTCAAAGTCCTTGCCCTGTTGGCCTGGGACTAGGGGAGGTCATGGGTGGAGCTGGGGGTTGCCACACAGTCCTGGGAAGAGAGGCCATGGGAGTGAGGGACACACTGTGGTGCTTAGCTCAAACCTCCACTGTTAGTTGTTGTCTCCATTCTAGCTCCAATCCTCCACTCGGCAAggatccctcagttcagttcagttcagttcagtcgctcagtctttgcaaccccatgaatcgcagcacgtcaggcctccctgtccatcaccaactcccggagttcactcagactcactcagactcacgtccattgagtcggtgatgccatccagccaactcatcctctgttgtccccttctcctcctgcccccaatccctcccaccatcagagttttttccaatgagtcaactgttcacatgaggtggccaaagtactggagtttcagctttagcatcattccttccaaagaacacccagggctgatctcctttagaatggactggttggatctccttgcagtccaagggactctcgagagtcttctccaacaccaaggaTCCCTGGGGAGGGCAGAAACACACGGTGCCCCTGACTCTAAGCACCAACCTCCGGGGATTATCTGCACCTTCTCCAAAGTCCTCTTGGGAGAAGAGTCTGGAGTCTGGAGTCTCCTCCTTGCCTGGAATTGTACCTTTAAAGGTCTTGTCCCAGGTCCATGCAAAGTGGGGCCCTCTTGTCCCTGTTCCCTTCCTGACACCATAGATTCTACCctactccctcccttcccccatcccagggGCTTCAGCACTTTTAATGTGAACTACCTGAGTAGTCTTTGGCCCCAAACTTTCAAGAAGCAGCTGGAGGAGGGGGACATTTGAAGGaccccccctccctcttcccaggGTTGACCAGATGTAGTAGAGGGGCCCCAGCAccaggaggcaggagagcagGCTCTTCAAAGCCCAAGGATTTTCTGGAGTTGCCAGCGCACTCTGGATGCCCAGGGTTTAccaagcacctactctgtgcccagAGAGAATGAGACAGAAGACATGGAGCAAGGGATAGACTCAGGCAAGAGGAAGCTGTGGAGAGGTTGGTAGTTCTCTGAAAAAGACCTGAGAGGAATAGACAGAGATGGAGGTGAAGGGAAGGATGAGGGTGTAAGATATGTCCACAGGATTTTGAAATCAGAGACTTAACCAAAAGGAGTCCATAAAAGTGGAGCTGTTAATAACATAAGGTCTAAAGTCAGGACTTTATGTGGATTCCTGTTGCTGAAATtttctgggccttggttttctcatttgtaaactaGGGAGAATAAGAGCTTCCTCACAGGTTGTTGAGCCAGTGGGGTAAAGTGCTTTTAGGACCTGCCTTGGGAAGGGTGCTGCCTCTGAAGTCTGTGTAGCTCTAGCTGTGATGGCAGCCATAACGCTCCTCTCCCCGCCTCGTCGTCAGCTACGGGCAGGGACCAATCCTTCTGACAGCGCAGCTGAGGGACTCCCCTCTGTCTGGCCTGGAGGCCAGGGTAGGATTGCCCAGCAGGAGTGTTGTATTTTTCCCAGCCTGGGTCTGACCTTTGGTGAAgaatcagcttcccaggtggtgcttttggtaaagaacccgcctgccattgcaggagacataagagatgtgcattcgatccctgggtcaggaagttcccctggagaaggaaatggcaacgcactcccgtgttcttgcctggtgaatcccatggagagaggagcctggcaggctatagtccacggggtcacaaaagagtgacgAACACTTTCAGCTGGGCGGGGGCCTGCTGGGGTTTGGAAAGACAGCTTCTAAGACACTGCAGGCAGAGATGAATGATTGGGCACAtggtgtgcgtgcgtgtgtgtgtgtgtgtgtgtgcgcgtgtatgtgtgtgtgtgtgattgtagGAAAGAGATGATCAAGCAGGAAGTGTTGGCACTGATGAGTTGGTTTGCAGGGGCAAGGTCTGCCTCTGTTCTGGCCGCAGTCTCCCTAGCTGTGAAATGAGTAATGGGTCTTAGGTGACCCATTCTCTCTACCTAACTTTCCATGTTCTGAGGTCTGGTTCCAGGGTCATCAGAGGAAGGCAAACAACTATCCCAGGACTGGCAGTTCCTTCAGGGCACAGAGCATCCTGAGGACTGCCAGGAGCTAGCACTGTGCCTCAGTGTTTGGGAGGGCAGTTGCTGCCTCAGCCCCGGGACCTGGGAGCTAGTGGGGCCATCCTCTGCCATTCTTGGATTTGGGGATCCCTGAAAGTCCACCCTGGTCAGGCTGGGACACTTAGTGCAGTACTTTGTATACCATAGGTGCTCGATACATGCACACTCGTGTCTGCACCTGCTCTGCAAGTCTTAGTACACGAGCACTAGTGAATACTGGTCCAGTGTGTATTCAGTGCACTCTAGACATGGGAGACGGAGGCAGCCCTCAGACATCTGCCCAGAGCCTCAGGCCAAGCCTGGGCATGGCTGTCTCTCCACTCCTGTCCTAGGGGGGAGAGAGCCCCCAGTGAAGTCATTTTCCCACTGCTCTCTCCTCCATTCCCCACCTGTCAGCATGATCAGTTAGTCAGCATATATTTAGTAAGCTCTTATTCTGTGCTTTTCTGCACCCTTAGAAGAAAATCCCTGTATCTTACTGCAGGGCCCTATGGAATCTGGACCTAGACTACTCTGATCTCACCCACACTAATCTAGCCAGGCTAGCTTTCACTGTTTTTcaactcagggcctttgcacttccaGCTTCCCTTCCTGTGTCTGGCTGGCTCTTCTTTGACTTTAAGTTCTTCCGTTATAGggtggctcagacgctaaagaatctgcctgcaatgcagaagacctgggttccctccctgggtcgggaagatcccttggagaaggaaatgacaatccactccagaattcttgcctggagaattcctcctccatggacagaggagcctggtgggctacagtccatgagaccaccaagagtcagacacgactgaacaactttcacttcacttacagaCATCACCTCTTCCAAAAGGCTGTCTCCAGCCACCTCAGCTAAAACATGCAGCTCCTTTCCATCTTTTCATTTACATTCAGCTTCCTGCCTGTTTGTTATTTGTTTGCTGCTTGTTTATTATCTGTCATCCTCATTAACGTGTGAGCTCCATGAGAGGAGGGACTGTCTCCTCTTCACCTTTATTTCTtaatgcctagcacagtgcctctcagttcagtcgctcagtcatgtccgactttgcgaccccatggactgcagcacgccaggcctccctgtccatcaccaactcccagagtttacccaaactcacatccattgagccagtgatgccatccagccatctcatcctctgtcgtccccatctcctcctgccctcagtctttcccagcatcagggtcttttccagtgagtcagttcttcacatcaggtggccaaagtattggagcttcagcttcagccccagCCCTTccaaaatattcaggactgatttcctttaggattgactggtttgatctccttgctgtccaaggaactctcaagagtcttcaacaacaccacagttcaaaatcatcaattctttggcactcagctttctttatggtccaactctcatatccatacatgactactggaaaaaccatagctttgactatatggacctttgttggcaaagtaatatctctgctttttaattggttgtctaggttgatcatagcttttcttcccaggagcaagtgtcttttaatttcatggctgcaatcaccatctgcagtgattttggagccccccaaaataaagtctgtcactgtttccattgtttccccatgtatttgccatgaagttatgggaccaggtgccataatcttagttttctgaatgttgagttttgatgCACAGTGCCTGGTTGTCAGTAaataactgatgaatggataaaactaACATTTAGTGAAGGTTTAACTGGAGGCAAGTATCATCTTAAGTACTTTGCCTGTGTTAGTTGTTAGATACACATGACAATCTTATAACTTGGTTCTCTGGTACTCTCTCCATTTTGCAGGTGATGAAGGTAAAGCACAGAGAGTTTAGGTAATTTGCCCAGAGTTACGGTCTAGGGAGTAATAGTTAGAAATTGAACCTAGAAAGTCTGTCTCCAGAGTTTATCTGACTAGTGCTATATGGCCTTTTGgcacaagtgaatgaatgaatgaattagtgaTAAAAGGTTCCTGTCCTAAAATGTCTCACAGCTCACAGAGgaaagaagaagtgaagtcactgagttgtatccaactctttgcaaccccatggactgtagcctacaggctcctccgtccatgggattttccaggcaagaaaactggagtgggttgccatttccttctccaggagatcttcccaacccagggattgaacctgggtctccggcattataggcagacgctttaccatctgagccaccagggaagtcaagtttGGAAACATATAGTCATGATCAAGGGTGATGGAGATTCGGGATTATAGGGCCGTGGTGGTTGGTTGGACTTGTCTGAGGGGTTAGGGAAAATTCCCAGAGAGGGAGAAGACAGCTGAGGGCTTTGAAGGATGAGTAAGAGTTTTCTGAGCAAAAGGATAGAAGGCATTCAGGGTTTACCAAGCTTTCCAATGGATGGTTTCTCTTCTTCCCCACAGAAGAATATGCCCTGGGGGATCTCCAACCCACTCTCCTAacctgtcctcctgcccccaggtcCCCACACCAAAGTTGTGCGGCGCATCTTCACCAACAGCCGGGAGCGATGGCGGCAGCAGAATGTGAACGGGGCCTTCGCTGAGCTCCGCAAGCTGATCCCCACACATCCCCCAGACAAGAAGCTCAGCAAGAATGAAATCCTCCGCCTGGCCATGAAGTACATCAACTTCCTGGCCAAGCTGCTCAATGACCAGGAGGAGGAAGGCACCCAGCGGGCCAAGCCTGGCAAGGACCCTGTAGTGGGGGCTggcggagggggtgggggaggagggggcagcgcGCCTCCTGAGGATCTCCTGCAGGACGTGCTCTCCCCAAACTCCAGCTGTGGCAGCTCCCTGGACGGGGCAGCCAGCCCGGACAGCTACACAGAAGAGCCAGCGCCCAAGCACACAGCCCGCAGCCTCCATCCTGCCATGCTGCCTGCTGCGGATGGAGCCGGTCCTCGGTGATGGGTCTGGGGCCACGCGGGATCAGCCGGGCAGGTGCCCTCAGGCTGCTGGGACCATGGGCTTTAGGGCAGGTGGGGTGAGTGTTGGGCAGCTCTGAAGTAGGACATGGACTTGATGAGCTTTCCTTGATGTCTGAACTCTGGGGAGTCCCAGCCCCTCTGGGGCTGGTTTTCCTGTTTCCTGCCTCAGTAGGAGACCAGTAAAATGGAGCAAAGTGGTAGGTACTTTTTATGAAGACGGCACAGTCTTCCCCTTTTTCCAAATCCCTAAGACTTTTCAAGTAAGAGGCTCAAGGGGCATTGCTTTTGGCCTGGAGCACAGGAGCCCTGTCTTCGCTGAGACCTGGGCTTGTCAGCTCTCTCCGAGGCATCCGGCAGCCTCTGCCTTGCCTTTAGCCCCTCCCAAGCTGGCTGGGGTGGCTTTTGTGGCCACACTGTCCAAATATATAGGTACCCAATAGCTCCCCATTTCTTGAGCCGCATCTTCACCCAGGCCCACATTGGTCCATCCAGCTTGCCAGCTGCTGCAGAGAGTCACAAGCCCTGAGGTGCCTTCTTCAGGGCCTGGCTGAAGAAGATGGCCAGTGGACAGCCTGCTGTCACCTAGCTGGGCCAGAGGGTCAGAAAACCCAGTAGCCCTTACTTCTTGCCCTGGGGATCTAAGCTCTGCTTTCTTCCCACTGAGATTTGCCTTCCTCATGCTTGTGGCTGTGGGGACCGAGGCTGAAGCTGTGAGAGTGCCCTGTAGGTTTCGTTTGAAGGCAGACAAAGGAGAAATAGTGAAATAGAGCAAAAGCTgtttggggcacatgggcttcaaaTCGTGGCGGTGTCTCAGAGCTACCTGCCTGTATTCCCAGTGACACGTTGCTGTTTGTGGGGGGCATGGATGTCAGTGTGCTGATGGGCTCTGTGCTGGTCTTGACAGGAGATGTGCAGCCCCGTCTGGTGTTCTGGCTGTGCAGAGGGGCCTCCCTGTTGCAGGATGTCTGTTGTCCGATGGTCTGGGCTGTGTTCTGAAACCGAATCGATGACAAATTCTGTCCTATGAATTCCTGGTATTGGGATTTTGCTTGACTTCAGTTACTTTGGGACCTCAGGGTCTTGATATGAGCCAGGATCCAGCCCCACCTCTAGGCCCTGGGGAGCCCAGTGAGAGACCAGTTGAGACCCAcgcacattcactttcacttagcaGAACCTTCAACATCCCTGAGTCTGCAAATTTCAGGCATCACGAGTGTGTATGGGAGGCTGGCGTAACACATGAGGAGTGCTCCCCGCCAGAAGTTGTACATGACATTTTTGTAAATCAAATCCTTATCCttcatcttttaaagaaattctacTGCAAGTCCCTTGGTAATGTGGAGAATCCTTTTGTAGAGTGGACCTCTCTCCTGTGTCAATCCAGATGGCGGGATGTGATTTTCTTCAGGTGAGGCCTGCCTGTGACCCACATCCCAGACCCATGGAGCAAGCTGCACACGAGTCCTGTATACCTGTCACTGTGTCCTCAAGTCACCCCGGCCGGCTCTGACGCTCCGGCTTTACCCTGTCCATAGCGACGTGGAAGAACCATCGCTGCAGCTGTCGGGAAAGGTCCTCACGCCTTGTGGGCTCCAGCTTGGTGGTTTGCCCTTACTGTGGCAGGGCCTCGGGGACAGTCACGTGCACACAGAGATGATCCCTGCACTCCCCCTCTTCCTTTTAAGTTGTGAGGTCCAGTTCGTGGGAATGGAAGCCGCATGGTTAACCCTTGTAGCACTCTCTCCCATTTCAGCACCAACCCCCATTATATTTTGACAAACATTTGGATGGGTTCTTTTCCAATACTTGGAAGCTCCTGTAGGAATCCCATCTGTCCAAAGATGGAAACCTCTTCTAGGTCTTAAGGCTGTGTCTGCTTCCAGTGGATTAATTTACCTGGGAGTGAAGAGTGGCCACAGTGAGCGTGGTGGATGGGTTTTAGGAGATGGATTATACATTCTAACAGGAGCTTGAGCTTCTGGTTCCCTCTTCTCTCAGACTTGCAGTGTGACCTGGTAAAGTTCTCTCTCTGGATGTCTTTCTCATAAATACCCTGGCTTGGCCTGTCTCCTATCGCTGTGGTATGGACTGAATGGAATCATGGAAGTAGAAGCATTTTGAGACCATAAGGAACTCTGTTGCTCTCGGTATCATTCCTGCAGTGAGATTTCTCACCCAGAGTCCAGGACCTAGACAGTGGGCCAGACTGCTTCTCTGTGCAGTATTTGGATAATTTAGCCTTCTAAACCACTTTAGCCCACTTCAGGATTTTCTAGATTATCCTCATCTTTCCAGATTGACCTCATTTCAGTCTCATCCCAAAGCAAGGCATAGAAGGGAGTCTAGAAGAGAAATACTGGATTGTGGGCAGAATGTGTAAAATGTAGTACAAAACAGGCCTAGGGAGAGATAGGCAAAGCTTTGTGACTTTGTTAAGAACCAGAGAAGATCCATCATTTTCACCTTCATTTCCAGCATCTCTCCCCACCATgctcttcttcctctgcctcaTTTTCACCCATGAATATTCCCCATCCAAGAATAATATTtgtcaaagaaggaaaaatggtAAAAAACACGAGGAGgataaagatgattttaaatgaCCGGAGGGAATCATGTCTTTTAAGaaacattcatattttatttgtagT from the Bos javanicus breed banteng chromosome 3, ARS-OSU_banteng_1.0, whole genome shotgun sequence genome contains:
- the TAL1 gene encoding T-cell acute lymphocytic leukemia protein 1; translated protein: MTEQPPSEAAHSDPPLEGRDAAEARMAPPHLVLLNGVAKETSRATPAEPPVIELGTRGGGPGGGPAGGGGAARDLKGREAAAAEARHRVPTTELCRPPGPAPASAPAELPGDGRMVQLSPPALAAPAAPGRALLYSLSQPLASLGSGFFGEPDAFPMFATNNRVKRRPSPYEMEITDGPHTKVVRRIFTNSRERWRQQNVNGAFAELRKLIPTHPPDKKLSKNEILRLAMKYINFLAKLLNDQEEEGTQRAKPGKDPVVGAGGGGGGGGGSAPPEDLLQDVLSPNSSCGSSLDGAASPDSYTEEPAPKHTARSLHPAMLPAADGAGPR